The Bacteroidota bacterium genome includes a region encoding these proteins:
- the murD gene encoding UDP-N-acetylmuramoyl-L-alanine--D-glutamate ligase, whose protein sequence is MTTFKPLQNKKITVIGAARSGLGAALFLKTKGNQVFVSDFGKPSDLDEARSILEANGIGLETGGHSERVYQADCLVISPGVKSNAPVVHEALNRHIPVISEIEAGYQFFPHPIIAITGTNGKTTTTALTGHLLTVAGHRPLVAGNIGIAFTSTWEQWESVKKGVIEVSSFQLDHIADFSPATSMILNITPDHADRYQTFNHYARSKFRITENQGPGQLFIYNADNDVIAPYLNEVQAQKWPFSVKKPLHFGCWLEGNRIMMQTNGKAIDLIGTQELLIPGIHNVANAMAASLAAAREGVSPGVIAEGLRTFKGVHHRIEFIRTWNGLSFYNDSKATNTDSVKVALESFPGNIILLAGGQDPGNDYNDLLPLVKERVKTIIAIGESAEKVTRSFTGTVPVIQGGMDLERSLNEAVRVSKPGDVVLLSPACKSFDMFKNYEHRGDVFRQLVLDLK, encoded by the coding sequence ATGACAACCTTTAAACCCTTGCAAAACAAGAAAATCACGGTGATTGGTGCAGCAAGAAGTGGTCTTGGTGCAGCCTTATTTCTGAAGACGAAGGGAAACCAGGTCTTTGTTTCTGATTTCGGAAAACCCTCTGACCTCGATGAAGCACGATCCATTCTGGAGGCCAACGGAATCGGATTGGAAACAGGCGGTCACTCTGAACGTGTGTATCAGGCTGATTGTCTGGTAATATCGCCTGGTGTAAAAAGCAACGCACCGGTGGTTCACGAGGCCCTTAACCGACACATTCCGGTCATCAGTGAAATCGAAGCCGGTTATCAATTTTTCCCCCATCCCATTATTGCCATCACCGGCACCAATGGGAAGACAACAACCACAGCCCTGACAGGCCACTTGCTAACTGTTGCCGGTCACCGTCCCCTGGTGGCCGGCAACATTGGAATTGCCTTCACGTCCACGTGGGAACAATGGGAATCCGTAAAAAAAGGGGTGATTGAAGTCTCCAGCTTCCAGCTTGATCACATCGCTGATTTTTCTCCGGCCACATCCATGATTCTGAACATCACGCCCGATCATGCAGACCGGTATCAGACCTTTAATCATTATGCCCGTTCCAAATTCAGAATCACAGAAAATCAGGGGCCCGGTCAATTGTTCATCTACAATGCCGACAACGATGTGATTGCCCCCTATCTGAATGAAGTGCAGGCACAAAAATGGCCCTTTTCTGTAAAGAAACCCCTTCACTTCGGCTGCTGGCTTGAAGGAAACCGCATCATGATGCAGACCAATGGGAAAGCCATTGATCTGATCGGAACCCAGGAATTGCTTATTCCCGGAATTCACAATGTGGCCAATGCAATGGCTGCCTCCCTGGCGGCGGCCAGAGAAGGCGTTTCTCCCGGGGTGATTGCAGAAGGACTGAGAACCTTTAAGGGTGTTCATCACCGGATCGAGTTTATCAGAACCTGGAACGGATTGTCCTTTTACAATGATTCAAAAGCCACCAATACCGATTCGGTGAAAGTTGCACTCGAGAGCTTTCCCGGAAACATCATCCTCCTTGCCGGGGGCCAGGATCCGGGGAATGATTACAATGACCTGCTTCCGCTGGTAAAAGAACGGGTGAAGACGATTATTGCCATCGGTGAGTCCGCAGAAAAGGTGACGCGGTCCTTTACAGGAACAGTTCCGGTTATTCAGGGCGGAATGGATCTGGAAAGATCCCTGAACGAAGCAGTCAGGGTGTCAAAACCCGGTGATGTGGTGCTGTTGAGTCCGGCCTGCAAAAGTTTCGATATGTTTAAAAATTATGAGCACCGGGGTGACGTGTTCCGTCAACTGGTACTGGATCTGAAATGA
- a CDS encoding phospho-N-acetylmuramoyl-pentapeptide-transferase, with protein MLYWLASWINDVYSPPGFDVFRFITFRAGLAALTALVIGLWLGPKFIALLRKMQIGEEITRDGPQSHFSKAGTPTMGGLIVLSSILAGTILWSDLTNLYVWLIILAIVWMGVVGFIDDYMKCILKYPKGLIARYKIMGQTGLGLVIGLILYFDPVFSQSLTLTTIPFFKDATLDYGWLYIPVVIFIITAVSNAVNLTDGLDGLAIGVTAIVMVPLALMAYFSGNVKFADYLDIIYLPGSGELTIVSVAIIGASLAFLWYNSNPAQVFMGDTGSLALGGAIGVLAILIKKELFLPLLAGVFFMETVSVIIQRVYFKYTKRKYGEGRRVFRMAPIHHHFELLGWPETKIVTRFWIIAILLALLTLSLLKLR; from the coding sequence ATGCTGTACTGGCTGGCAAGCTGGATCAACGATGTGTATTCCCCTCCCGGATTTGATGTATTCCGGTTTATCACATTCCGGGCCGGACTGGCTGCGCTGACCGCACTGGTGATCGGATTGTGGCTGGGACCCAAATTCATTGCATTGCTCAGAAAAATGCAGATTGGGGAAGAGATCACCAGAGACGGACCGCAAAGCCATTTCTCTAAGGCTGGAACACCAACCATGGGCGGTCTGATCGTTCTTTCCTCGATTCTGGCGGGTACCATTCTCTGGTCCGATCTGACCAACCTGTATGTCTGGCTGATCATACTTGCGATTGTCTGGATGGGAGTGGTTGGATTCATTGATGATTACATGAAATGCATCCTGAAATATCCGAAAGGATTGATTGCCCGCTATAAAATCATGGGACAAACCGGATTGGGGCTGGTCATCGGATTGATTCTGTACTTTGATCCGGTGTTTTCGCAAAGTCTGACTCTGACGACGATTCCATTTTTCAAGGATGCCACGCTCGATTACGGTTGGTTGTACATTCCGGTGGTGATTTTCATTATAACGGCGGTATCGAATGCGGTGAATCTGACTGACGGGTTGGATGGACTGGCAATTGGAGTGACAGCCATCGTCATGGTACCGTTGGCACTGATGGCCTATTTCTCTGGAAACGTAAAATTTGCCGATTATCTCGACATCATTTATCTGCCCGGATCTGGTGAACTCACCATTGTCTCTGTGGCCATTATTGGTGCTTCGCTGGCCTTTTTATGGTATAACTCGAATCCGGCACAGGTCTTTATGGGAGACACCGGAAGCCTTGCGCTGGGCGGCGCGATCGGAGTTCTTGCCATTCTGATCAAAAAGGAATTGTTCCTTCCGTTGCTGGCGGGTGTGTTTTTTATGGAAACGGTGTCGGTGATTATTCAGCGGGTGTATTTTAAATATACAAAGCGAAAATATGGTGAAGGCCGGCGTGTCTTCCGGATGGCACCCATCCACCATCACTTTGAACTGCTCGGGTGGCCCGAAACCAAAATTGTGACCCGATTCTGGATTATAGCCATTTTATTGGCCCTATTAACTCTTTCGCTGTTAAAGTTGCGGTAA